Proteins from a single region of Budorcas taxicolor isolate Tak-1 chromosome 11, Takin1.1, whole genome shotgun sequence:
- the DDR1 gene encoding epithelial discoidin domain-containing receptor 1 isoform X2: protein MAPGALSFLLLLLLVATGDADMKGHFDPAKCRYALGMQDRTIPDGDISASSSWSDSTAARHSRLESSDGDGAWCPAGPVFPKEEEYLQVDLRRLHLVALVGTQGRHAGGLGKEFSPSYRLRYSRDGHRWMDWRDRWGQEVILGNEDPGGVVLKDLGPPMVARLVRFYPRADRVMSVCLRVELYGCLWKDGLLSYTAPVGQTMYLSEAVHLNDSTYDGYTTHTVGGLQYGGLGQLADGVVGLDDFRKSQELRVWPGYDYVGWSNHSFPSGYVEMEFEFDRLRAFQAMQVHCNNMHTLGARLPGGVECRFKRGPAMAWEGEPVRHALGGSLGDPRARTVSVPLGGRMGRFLQCRFLFAGPWLLFSEISFISDVVNDSSLALGGTFPPAPWWPPGPPPTNFSSLELEPRGQQPVAKAEGSPTAILIGCLVAIILLLLLIIALMLWRLHWRRLLSKAERRVLEEELTVHLSVPGDTILINNRPGPREPPPYQEPRPRGNPPHSAPGVPNSSACSGDYMEPEKPGAPLLPPPPQNSVPHYAEADIVTLQGVTGGNTYAVPALPPGAAGDGPPRVDFPRSRLRFKEKLGEGQFGEVHLCEVESPQDLVSLDFPLNVRKGHPLLVAVKILRPDATKNARNDFLKEVKIMSRLKDPNIIRLLGVCVQDDPLCMITDYMENGDLNQFLSAHQLEDKATEGAGDGEAAQGPTISYPMLLHVAAQIASGMRYLATLNFVHRDLATRNCLVGENFTIKIADFGMSRNLYAGDYYRVQGRAVLPIRWMAWECILMGKFTTASDVWAFGVTLWEVLMLCRAQPFGQLTDEQVIENAGEFFRDQGRQVYLSRPPACPLSLYELMLRCWSREPEQRPPFSQLHRFLAEDAVNTV from the exons ATGGCACCAGGGGCCCTTTcatttctactgctgctgctcttgGTGGCAACTGGAGATGCTGACATGAAGGGACATTTTGACCCTG CCAAGTGCCGCTACGCGCTGGGCATGCAGGACCGGACCATCCCAGATGGTGACATCTCTGCCTCCAGCTCCTGGTCAGACTCCACCGCTGCTCGCCACAGCAG gcTTGAAAGCAGCGACGGAGATGGCGCCTGGTGCCCTGCAGGGCCGGTGTTCCCCAAGGAGGAGGAGTATCTCCAGGTGGACCTGCGGCGGCTGCACCTTGTGGCGCTGGTGGGCACCCAGGGACGGCACGCGGGGGGCCTGGGCAAGGAGTTCTCTCCCAGCTACCGACTGCGTTACTCCCGGGACGGCCACCGCTGGATGGACTGGAGGGACCGCTGGGGCCAGGAG GTGATCTTAGGTAATGAGGATCCTGGGGGAGTGGTGCTGAAGGACCTTGGGCCCCCCATGGTGGCCCGACTGGTTCGCTTCTATCCCCGGGCAGACCGGGTCATGAGCGTGTGTCTGCGGGTGGAGCTCTATGGCTGCCTCTGGAAGG atGGACTCCTGTCTTACACGGCCCCTGTGGGGCAGACGATGTACTTATCTGAGGCCGTGCACCTCAATGACTCCACCTACGATGGATATACCACGCACACTGTTGGCGG GCTGCAGTACGGAGGGCTGGGCCAACTGGCAGATGGTGTGGTGGGGCTGGATGACTTTAGGAAAAGCCAGGAGCTACGAGTTTGGCCGGGCTACGACTATGTGGGCTGGAGCAACcacagcttccccagtggctacgTGGAGATGGAGTTTGAGTTTGACCGGCTGAGGGCCTTCCAGGCCATGCAG GTCCACTGTAACAACATGCACACGCTGGGAGCCCGCCTGCCCGGTGGAGTGGAGTGTCGCTTCAAGAGGGGCCCGGCCATGGCCTGGGAGGGGGAGCCCGTGCGCCATGCTCTGGGGGGCAGCCTGGGGGATCCCAGAGCCCGGACTGTGTCAGTGCCCCTGGGCGGCCGCATGGGCCGCTTCCTGCAATGCCGCTTCCTCTTTGCAGGGCCCTGGCTACTCTTCAGCGAAATCTCCTTCATTTCCG atGTTGTGAATGACTCTTCCCTGGCTTTGGGCGGCACCTTCCCACCAGCCCCCTGGTGGCCACCCGGCCCCCCTCCCACAAACTTCAGCAGCTTGG AGCTGGAGCCAAGGGGCCAGCAGCCTGTGGCCAAGGCCGAGGGGAGCCCGACTGCCATCCTCATCGGCTGCCTGGTGGCcatcatcctgctgctgctgctcatcaTTGCCCTCATGCTATGGCGGCTGCACTGGCGCCGGCTTCTCAGCAAG GCCGAGCGTAGGGTATTAGAAGAGGAGCTGACGGTTCacctctctgtccctggggatacCATCCTCATCAACAACCGCCCAGGCCCCCGAGAGCCACCCCCTTATCAGGAGCCGCGGCCTCGTGGGAATCCCCCCCACTCTGCTCCCGGTGTCCCCAACAGCTCTG CCTGCAGTGGGGACTATATGGAGCCTGAGAAGCCAGGTGCCCCGcttctgcccccacctccccagaaCAGCGTCCCCCATTATGCCGAGGCTGACATTGTCACCCTGCAGGGCGTCACCGGGGGCAACACCTATGCTGTGCCCGCGCTGCCCCCAGGGGCGGCTGGGGATGGGCCCCCCAGAGTGGATTTCCCTCGGTCGAGGCTCCGCTTCAAGGAGAAGCTTGGCGAGGGCCAGTTTGGGGAG GTGCACCTGTGTGAGGTAGAGAGCCCTCAGGATCTAGTCAGTCTTGACTTCCCCCTCAATGTGCGCAAGGGACACCCTTTGTTGGTAGCGGTCAAGATCCTACGGCCAGATGCCACCAAGAATGCCAG GAATGACTTCCTGAAGGAGGTGAAGATCATGTCGAGGCTGAAGGACCCAAACATCATCCGGCTGCTGGGCGTGTGTGTGCAGGACGACCCGCTCTGCATGATAACCGATTACATGGAGAACGGCGACCTCAACCAGTTCCTCAGTGCCCACCAGCTAGAGGACAAGGCGACGGAGGGGGCCGGGGATGGGGAGGCGGCCCAGGGGCCCACCATCAG CTACCCGATGCTGCTGCACGTGGCGGCCCAGATTGCCTCGGGCATGCGCTATCTGGCCACACTCAACTTTGTGCATCGGGACTTGGCCACGAGGAACTGCCTGGTTGGGGAAAATTTCACCATCAAAATCGCCGACTTTGGCATGAGCCGGAACCTCTACGCTGGGGACTATTACCGTGTGCAGGGCCGGGCGGTGCTGCCTATCCGCTGGATGGCCTGGGAGTGCATCCTCATG GGGAAGTTCACGACCGCCAGTGACGTGTGGGCCTTTGGGGTCACCTTGTGGGAGGTGCTGATGCTCTGCAGGGCCCAGCCCTTTGGACAGCTCACCGATGAGCAAGTCATCGAGAATGCAGGGGAGTTCTTCCGGGACCAGGGCCGGCAG GTGTACCTGTCCCGGCCCCCAGCCTGCCCGCTGAGCCTGTATGAGCTGATGCTCCGGTGCTGGAGCCGGGAGCCTGAGCAGCGACCACCGTTTTCCCAGTTGCATCGGTTCCTGGCAGAAGATGCGGTCAACACAGTGTGA
- the DDR1 gene encoding epithelial discoidin domain-containing receptor 1 isoform X1, with product MAPGALSFLLLLLLVATGDADMKGHFDPAKCRYALGMQDRTIPDGDISASSSWSDSTAARHSRLESSDGDGAWCPAGPVFPKEEEYLQVDLRRLHLVALVGTQGRHAGGLGKEFSPSYRLRYSRDGHRWMDWRDRWGQEVILGNEDPGGVVLKDLGPPMVARLVRFYPRADRVMSVCLRVELYGCLWKDGLLSYTAPVGQTMYLSEAVHLNDSTYDGYTTHTVGGLQYGGLGQLADGVVGLDDFRKSQELRVWPGYDYVGWSNHSFPSGYVEMEFEFDRLRAFQAMQVHCNNMHTLGARLPGGVECRFKRGPAMAWEGEPVRHALGGSLGDPRARTVSVPLGGRMGRFLQCRFLFAGPWLLFSEISFISDVVNDSSLALGGTFPPAPWWPPGPPPTNFSSLELEPRGQQPVAKAEGSPTAILIGCLVAIILLLLLIIALMLWRLHWRRLLSKAERRVLEEELTVHLSVPGDTILINNRPGPREPPPYQEPRPRGNPPHSAPGVPNSSALLLSNPAYRLLLATYARPPRGPGPPTPAWAKPTNTQACSGDYMEPEKPGAPLLPPPPQNSVPHYAEADIVTLQGVTGGNTYAVPALPPGAAGDGPPRVDFPRSRLRFKEKLGEGQFGEVHLCEVESPQDLVSLDFPLNVRKGHPLLVAVKILRPDATKNARNDFLKEVKIMSRLKDPNIIRLLGVCVQDDPLCMITDYMENGDLNQFLSAHQLEDKATEGAGDGEAAQGPTISYPMLLHVAAQIASGMRYLATLNFVHRDLATRNCLVGENFTIKIADFGMSRNLYAGDYYRVQGRAVLPIRWMAWECILMGKFTTASDVWAFGVTLWEVLMLCRAQPFGQLTDEQVIENAGEFFRDQGRQVYLSRPPACPLSLYELMLRCWSREPEQRPPFSQLHRFLAEDAVNTV from the exons ATGGCACCAGGGGCCCTTTcatttctactgctgctgctcttgGTGGCAACTGGAGATGCTGACATGAAGGGACATTTTGACCCTG CCAAGTGCCGCTACGCGCTGGGCATGCAGGACCGGACCATCCCAGATGGTGACATCTCTGCCTCCAGCTCCTGGTCAGACTCCACCGCTGCTCGCCACAGCAG gcTTGAAAGCAGCGACGGAGATGGCGCCTGGTGCCCTGCAGGGCCGGTGTTCCCCAAGGAGGAGGAGTATCTCCAGGTGGACCTGCGGCGGCTGCACCTTGTGGCGCTGGTGGGCACCCAGGGACGGCACGCGGGGGGCCTGGGCAAGGAGTTCTCTCCCAGCTACCGACTGCGTTACTCCCGGGACGGCCACCGCTGGATGGACTGGAGGGACCGCTGGGGCCAGGAG GTGATCTTAGGTAATGAGGATCCTGGGGGAGTGGTGCTGAAGGACCTTGGGCCCCCCATGGTGGCCCGACTGGTTCGCTTCTATCCCCGGGCAGACCGGGTCATGAGCGTGTGTCTGCGGGTGGAGCTCTATGGCTGCCTCTGGAAGG atGGACTCCTGTCTTACACGGCCCCTGTGGGGCAGACGATGTACTTATCTGAGGCCGTGCACCTCAATGACTCCACCTACGATGGATATACCACGCACACTGTTGGCGG GCTGCAGTACGGAGGGCTGGGCCAACTGGCAGATGGTGTGGTGGGGCTGGATGACTTTAGGAAAAGCCAGGAGCTACGAGTTTGGCCGGGCTACGACTATGTGGGCTGGAGCAACcacagcttccccagtggctacgTGGAGATGGAGTTTGAGTTTGACCGGCTGAGGGCCTTCCAGGCCATGCAG GTCCACTGTAACAACATGCACACGCTGGGAGCCCGCCTGCCCGGTGGAGTGGAGTGTCGCTTCAAGAGGGGCCCGGCCATGGCCTGGGAGGGGGAGCCCGTGCGCCATGCTCTGGGGGGCAGCCTGGGGGATCCCAGAGCCCGGACTGTGTCAGTGCCCCTGGGCGGCCGCATGGGCCGCTTCCTGCAATGCCGCTTCCTCTTTGCAGGGCCCTGGCTACTCTTCAGCGAAATCTCCTTCATTTCCG atGTTGTGAATGACTCTTCCCTGGCTTTGGGCGGCACCTTCCCACCAGCCCCCTGGTGGCCACCCGGCCCCCCTCCCACAAACTTCAGCAGCTTGG AGCTGGAGCCAAGGGGCCAGCAGCCTGTGGCCAAGGCCGAGGGGAGCCCGACTGCCATCCTCATCGGCTGCCTGGTGGCcatcatcctgctgctgctgctcatcaTTGCCCTCATGCTATGGCGGCTGCACTGGCGCCGGCTTCTCAGCAAG GCCGAGCGTAGGGTATTAGAAGAGGAGCTGACGGTTCacctctctgtccctggggatacCATCCTCATCAACAACCGCCCAGGCCCCCGAGAGCCACCCCCTTATCAGGAGCCGCGGCCTCGTGGGAATCCCCCCCACTCTGCTCCCGGTGTCCCCAACAGCTCTG CGTTGCTGCTCTCCAATCCAGCCTACCGTCTCCTTCTGGCCACTTACGCCCGCCCCCCTCGAGGCCCGGGCCCCCCCACACCCGCCTGGGCCAAACCCACCAACACCCAGG CCTGCAGTGGGGACTATATGGAGCCTGAGAAGCCAGGTGCCCCGcttctgcccccacctccccagaaCAGCGTCCCCCATTATGCCGAGGCTGACATTGTCACCCTGCAGGGCGTCACCGGGGGCAACACCTATGCTGTGCCCGCGCTGCCCCCAGGGGCGGCTGGGGATGGGCCCCCCAGAGTGGATTTCCCTCGGTCGAGGCTCCGCTTCAAGGAGAAGCTTGGCGAGGGCCAGTTTGGGGAG GTGCACCTGTGTGAGGTAGAGAGCCCTCAGGATCTAGTCAGTCTTGACTTCCCCCTCAATGTGCGCAAGGGACACCCTTTGTTGGTAGCGGTCAAGATCCTACGGCCAGATGCCACCAAGAATGCCAG GAATGACTTCCTGAAGGAGGTGAAGATCATGTCGAGGCTGAAGGACCCAAACATCATCCGGCTGCTGGGCGTGTGTGTGCAGGACGACCCGCTCTGCATGATAACCGATTACATGGAGAACGGCGACCTCAACCAGTTCCTCAGTGCCCACCAGCTAGAGGACAAGGCGACGGAGGGGGCCGGGGATGGGGAGGCGGCCCAGGGGCCCACCATCAG CTACCCGATGCTGCTGCACGTGGCGGCCCAGATTGCCTCGGGCATGCGCTATCTGGCCACACTCAACTTTGTGCATCGGGACTTGGCCACGAGGAACTGCCTGGTTGGGGAAAATTTCACCATCAAAATCGCCGACTTTGGCATGAGCCGGAACCTCTACGCTGGGGACTATTACCGTGTGCAGGGCCGGGCGGTGCTGCCTATCCGCTGGATGGCCTGGGAGTGCATCCTCATG GGGAAGTTCACGACCGCCAGTGACGTGTGGGCCTTTGGGGTCACCTTGTGGGAGGTGCTGATGCTCTGCAGGGCCCAGCCCTTTGGACAGCTCACCGATGAGCAAGTCATCGAGAATGCAGGGGAGTTCTTCCGGGACCAGGGCCGGCAG GTGTACCTGTCCCGGCCCCCAGCCTGCCCGCTGAGCCTGTATGAGCTGATGCTCCGGTGCTGGAGCCGGGAGCCTGAGCAGCGACCACCGTTTTCCCAGTTGCATCGGTTCCTGGCAGAAGATGCGGTCAACACAGTGTGA